One part of the Solanum dulcamara chromosome 3, daSolDulc1.2, whole genome shotgun sequence genome encodes these proteins:
- the LOC129882129 gene encoding uncharacterized protein LOC129882129 yields MAESPTTSGMTRKILVIFLIGFLAFVYQAITPPPPKICGSPRSPPITAPRIKLSDGRHLAYKEQGVPKDEAKFKIVFIHGFDCCRHDVVIASSLSPDVIESLGIYIVSIDRPGYGESDPHPQRTPKSLALDIEELADQLELGSKFYVVGFSMGGQVVWGCLKYIPHRLAGAALLTPVVNYWWPGFPSNLSTKSYYDQLLPDQWTLRVAHYLPWLTYWWNTQKYFPSSSVAAHSPDIFLTQDRQLGPRFAASQEKYRAQIRQQGEFESLHRDANIGFGTWEFDPMDLKNPFDKNEGFVHLWQGDEDGLVPVILQRYIAQKLPWIQYHEMKGGGHLFPYADGMGDKIIKTFLLGEKFEA; encoded by the exons ATGGCAGAGTCCCCTACTACCTCag GTATGACTAGGAAAATTCTTGTAATTTTCTTGATTGGATTCTTGGCATTTGTTTATCAAGCAATTACACCACCACCTCCAAAAATTTGTGGCTCCCCCAGAAGCCCTCCGATCACTGCACCACGAATAAAACTCTCCGATGGAAGACATTTGGCGTATAAAGAGCAAGGTGTTCCGAAAGATGAAGCAAAATTCAAAATTGTGTTCATCCATGGTTTTGATTGTTGCAGACATGATGTTGTTATTGCCAGCAGTCTTTCTCCT GATGTTATTGAGAGTTTGGGAATATATATTGTATCAATTGATAGACCTGGTTATGGAGAAAGTGATCCTCATCCACAAAGAACACCAAAGAGTTTAGCTCTTGATATTGAAGAATTAGCAGATCAATTGGAATTGGGATCCAAATTTTATGTTGTTGGATTTTCCATGGGTGGACAAGTAGTTTGGGGATGTCTCAAATATATTCCTCACAG ATTGGCAGGAGCAGCTCTACTAACACCTGTGGTTAACTATTGGTGGCCTGGTTTCCCATCAAATTTGTCAACAAAATCATATTATGATCAACTTTTGCCTGATCAATGGACACTTAGAGTTGCTCACTATCTTCCATGGCTAACATATTGGTGGAACACTCAAAAGTATTTTCCATCTTCTAGTGTTGCAGCTCATAGCCCTGATATTTTTTTAACTCAAGATAGGCAATTAGGACCAAGATTTGCTGCCTCACAAGAAAAATACAGG GCACAAATTAGACAACAAGGTGAATTTGAATCACTCCATAGAGATGCAAATATTGGATTTGGTACATGGGAATTCGATCCAATGGATTTAAAAAATCCATTCGATAAAAATGAAGGATTTGTTCATCTATGGCAAGGTGATGAAGATGGACTTGTACCTGTTATTTTACAAAGATATATTGCAcaaaaattaccatggattcAATATCATGAAATGAAAGGTGGTGGTCATTTATTTCCTTATGCAGATGGAATGGGAGATAAAATTATCAAGACATTTTTACTTGGTGAAAAATTTGAAGCATAA